From the Peromyscus leucopus breed LL Stock unplaced genomic scaffold, UCI_PerLeu_2.1 scaffold_1689, whole genome shotgun sequence genome, the window CCCTTTCTGCAGCCCAAAATGAGGAATTTGGAAAATATCCTTTGTGTGGTGTTTTCACCTGTGAGCTtgcacatgtgaaggccagaggacatgGAGTGTTTTCTATCACTTTCCACATGTTTCCTTTTTGAAATACAATCTAACTGtgaacagggccccagaccttagcacaacggCCCAGCAGTTTTCTCTGGTGAATGTCCCACACCTGAACCTTACACTTCCCATTGTGGCCATGTCGAATGGTTAGTGAGCTGTGGAATCCACCCTTGTCTACTCCCCAGTGCTGAGTCACAGGCACACACGGCAATGAGGagcttgttatgtgggtgctggggatttgaactcgggtcctcctgaCGACACAGCAAGTGTGCTGacctgctgaactatctccccagccccttcagAGGATCAGTActatgtttttgtgtgtctgaAACAGATGTGGTGTGGGTATCTCAGATCAGGCTGCACCCCTCATAGCCAGCAACCCCAGCTGGTTTCCCTTTCCCCTTGCTACCCAGGAATCAGGTTAACAGGCTGAAAGCAAGTCTGTCCTTTGGGCTATGTACTAAGGAAGTCTGCTGCTTCATGGCACAggatctcttccttctcctgggaACTAAGGGGAATCTTGCTTTGTCTTATGAACTAAAACGTTCTCTTTAGAACCCCACCATGCGGTTTGTGTTAATATAGGAGGCTCTCACCTAAAGGACTGTCTGTCTCAGACCCCCTGTCCCTTGAACCCCTCCATTTTCTCATATCATCAGGATTTGAATATAGCAAGTATATTTGACACTTCAAAATTTATTAaaagtgcttttaaaatgttattatgccagacatttaaaaaccagcactcaggtggcagagccaggacaCATCCGTGTTATAGAACACAAGATCTAAATAGAGTTCTAAGCCAGAGACAATTACATAGTGAGATTCAAAAACGTATTAGATTTTTCACTCATTGATTTACACGTACATGTGCACACGTGCTGGCTCCTctagagtcagaggacagcttgcaggactggtgtcatcagccttggtggcaggtgTTTGCATCCACCGAGCCCTTATGGAGCTTGTGAATTTGCACATTTTAACACACTCTCTATTTCATTTCCTGTGCAACCCAGATGCTATGCCCTGCAATTCTGAGAAGGAAACACAAAACCAGTTGGTGGGCAGCTCCGTACTTTCATCAGCAATGAGTCATGAGCACATATACAAAACAAtaggttttcttttaaataaattgacAATAGAATGGTATACATGAAGTTATGGAAAGCAACCAATATCATGAAAATCTCCAGATCACATGAGTAAATCTTATATACACTGATGAAATAAGACATTTTATACACCACTTCTCAAACATTTAAGTCCATCAGTACTTGTTTTGAACCCATCATGATGTAGGATACTAACACTGGGACATTTAGTCAGTTCCTTGCTGTGTTGTGTTGGTACAGAATGACATCTAAAAAACCATTGTGTTAGGTCTGGAGaaaaaggctcagtgggtaagagcactggctgcttttccagagggtctgggttcaattcccagcacccacgtgcagttcacaactgcctttaactcctaTTTCAGGAAacccaacaccttcacacagacatacatgcaggaaaaacacattaaataaaaataaatattttttaaaatatcctccCATAGATGGCAGCAGTTGGAAGGCAAAAGAAGTtatatctctgagtttggggccagcctgctctacagagtgacttctagAACACgcacagccacacagagaaatagtctcaaaacaacaaaaataagcaaaacaaaaaatgtaaaaagcatCACTATAGTCTTGTAGGAGAAAATGGTATATAGCCTGCATCACGGATGTATGGGTTTTGGTCCTaatatgttgtttgttttgttttgcttgctgaGTTTTCAATTGACCTAAATGAGTGTTAAAAATGGATTCTTCTAGGACGTGTGTACAGCCAATAAGCAATGGTGAGAAAAGATCCATAATTCTTCTTTTGCTCTTTAGATGTTCTAAGTAACTAGTACTCTGATGCCTTTTTCAACAGCCACTCAAATATCTCCTtatgcatgtaaaaaaaaatgtacccgGTGTGAAGATGAATCTTCTGAATCAAAACCTCTGAATTCTCAAACACTTGGACATCACTGTACAGGAGCCATGCTTGCTTTTGAAAGTCATACACATTGCTTACATAATGACCTGAATTTTGGGAGCTCCCAAAATGGCTGACAAGACTGACAAGTCTGTAATTCTGAGGATCATCTCCCAATACCACATTTTTTGACTCATCAACAGCATCTACTGTGTTGTTGCTTCCTGGAACATTGTTATTTCTAGGATTCTCTGATGTACCAAGGGAATCTTCATCATCTTTCTGATCTCTCAATTTTGAAGACTTATTCAGATCCTTCTCTGTGTCCTCCTGAGTACCCTCAACACTTTGAGGTGATACCTGAGGAAGGAATTCTTTGTGGAATCTATTCCTGTAATTAGAGAGCACCTGTTTTGCCATATTTTGAGATCTTTTAAGAATCTTTCCTTCATTAAGATCACAATCATTGACAACCTTAGTGTTAGTGTGATGATCTGACATTCCATCTGCATTAATTTTCTCATAGTTCTTCACATTACTAGATGGTATTGACTGGCTGAGAGGCATCATCCCTTCAGCGACATTTGGGACATCACAGTCATCAAGGGGGACCTTATCAATCAAGGGAAATGGTGGTTTCCAGTTTTCATTGTAGTGGGAAGATACATTTAGATACTTAGAAATCTCAACTGGCTGTTGACTCTTCACTAACAACCCATTTGCAGTCAAGTGGTAGCGTTTCAGATGAACAATGAGGACCCTGGGGAGCCTCTTCAAAGTGTACCTGAGAACTGAATTCATGTTCTTGCACTTCACACAATTATGCTCAATTTTTTCTGGTGTAAAGAAAAGATCAAGGGACTTTTGGATAGATAGAGGCTCTTCTCTTGTCCCTTGGTGCAGGTCAACAGAGAGGTAATTACTCACTTCAGTGTTCAGAGTAGCCTCACCACAGGCCTCACAAATAATAGAGCTCTGCAGCTCTAATTCAAAATTAGCACTGACAGGACAAACAAACCTTTTGGGGGTGGCAGTCTCAGCATTTGTTGATGGAGATGACCTCTCAGCTTCATTATCCTTCTCAGTGATCCACAtggcatttattttttccatattcaCTTTCATCTGGTCTAAACAGTGACTGAGAAATTCAAGGGCATCATTCTGTTCATTGCCCAAGAATGTGTTTGCAACCATGGAAATGGATTTCTTCACATCCCTGAGTAACATTCCTTTGATCACCATATTCTGGATATCTTTCAAGACAAGCAGATGGCTTAAGGGCTTGATAAGATTATCATTTGAAACTTTCTCCCATGGGATACCTTGTGTGACCAAATCCTTTGCAAACGTTGGAATCCCAAAAATAGATTGTAAAATGGAATTCATGTAACAGGTGTTTCCCAAATTGGGGAAGCCTTCAGGTTTCAGTTCCTTTATAAAAATGTCTTGAGAAGGATGGACttcattatgtgtgtatgttttggtCTCCTGTCTAAACTTTGATCCACTTTCATCAGACCATATTAGTGTTGGAAGAACAAAGACATATAGGTTAGGACCCAAGTGGGTGTTGGGGTTGAATGAAGGTTCAAGTTTCCCAATGTTATGCTTCTCCTGATCTCTTAAAGCCATTGGTTTCTCTTGTTCGATTCTTTTATTCCTGGAGTTATAGGTTTTGGATTTCTTTTCTGATTCAGGATTATTTTCTTCAAGAATGTCCTCATTCACTTCTACAGTGGATGTtgattttctcttcctgtttttgctctgtgtttctccACTCTCTTTTACAACATGACTGCTGCTGGAGTTTGGCTCTGAAACTGTCATCTTCATGGGCAGTGGTGTCCCACTTTCTTCTGTAGTATTCAAGGATCCACAAACTCGCTCCTGCTGTTTCCTGCAAAATGGATCACTGCTTTCAGGAATATGCTGATTACTCTTGGGTTCCTCGAGTTGTTGGGATTCAGATATATGAA encodes:
- the LOC114689343 gene encoding ubiquitin carboxyl-terminal hydrolase 29-like, translating into MVSCCETGEHHLHLTLKDDISLHIDKLSSTDVERLKNCLDSFHISESQQLEEPKSNQHIPESSDPFCRKQQERVCGSLNTTEESGTPLPMKMTVSEPNSSSSHVVKESGETQSKNRKRKSTSTVEVNEDILEENNPESEKKSKTYNSRNKRIEQEKPMALRDQEKHNIGKLEPSFNPNTHLGPNLYVFVLPTLIWSDESGSKFRQETKTYTHNEVHPSQDIFIKELKPEGFPNLGNTCYMNSILQSIFGIPTFAKDLVTQGIPWEKVSNDNLIKPLSHLLVLKDIQNMVIKGMLLRDVKKSISMVANTFLGNEQNDALEFLSHCLDQMKVNMEKINAMWITEKDNEAERSSPSTNAETATPKRFVCPVSANFELELQSSIICEACGEATLNTEVSNYLSVDLHQGTREEPLSIQKSLDLFFTPEKIEHNCVKCKNMNSVLRYTLKRLPRVLIVHLKRYHLTANGLLVKSQQPVEISKYLNVSSHYNENWKPPFPLIDKVPLDDCDVPNVAEGMMPLSQSIPSSNVKNYEKINADGMSDHHTNTKVVNDCDLNEGKILKRSQNMAKQVLSNYRNRFHKEFLPQVSPQSVEGTQEDTEKDLNKSSKLRDQKDDEDSLGTSENPRNNNVPGSNNTVDAVDESKNVVLGDDPQNYRLVSLVSHFGSSQNSGHYVSNVYDFQKQAWLLYSDVQVFENSEVLIQKIHLHTGYIFFYMHKEIFEWLLKKASEY